The genome window GGTCGTTCGAATCGTCGGGGACGCTGACGACGGGCGTCTACCGGCCGTCGGACCCGACCCCGACGGCCAAACTCCTCGGAACCGAGTTCGGCCGACGCGACTACTACTGCTCCTGCTGAGACGCGCCCGCCTTCGCGTGTCGCGGACGCGCGGCGTCGGGGAACCGGCGGAGTCGGCGAATGTGTCCCGTTCACGTGATTTTCCGGCGGCAACACACAAGTCATTTCAACTCAGTACGCTGTCTGTTCGATGTATGGCTGAGACTGAGGCTCAAAACAACGTCGACCGACTCGTCGAACTACTCGACGGTCGGCTGAAGAAGTCCGAATGGGAGATTCTCGTCGCGCTCGCCGAGGCGGACGAACCGCTCACCGAAGACGAGCTCGCCGAAGCGACCGGCTACACCGAGCGCACCGTCTCCAAACGCGTCGACACGCTCGAAGAGCAGGTCCACGGCGGCACCCTAATTCAGCGCGACGACGACGGCAATCCGTATCTCCACCCGCAGTTCGCCGCCGCGATTCGACAGTACGAGTCGTAATCGGTTCTCGCCCTCCGTCACCGCTACCCCACGTGAGCCGCCGGTATCGCCCACCTATTACTCCCTCCCTCCCCTGCGTCCGCCAATGACCGAGCGGATGCATCTCAACCTCTTCACGATGAACTCGGTGGAGCACGTCTCGCCGGGGCGGTGGACCTACCCGGGCGACCAGTCGCACCGCTACACCGACCGCGACTACTGGACCGAAGTCGCC of Haloprofundus halophilus contains these proteins:
- a CDS encoding winged helix-turn-helix transcriptional regulator, giving the protein MAETEAQNNVDRLVELLDGRLKKSEWEILVALAEADEPLTEDELAEATGYTERTVSKRVDTLEEQVHGGTLIQRDDDGNPYLHPQFAAAIRQYES